The region GATCAACCCGGGCGACCGGCCGATCGCCACGATCCACACCGTGACCGGCCCGAGCCCTTACCTGACCAACGCGCTGGGCGTGATCGCCCAGGCGTTCGTGAAGTACTACTTCGTGACGGTCACCGAGCAGGCCGTGGTCTTCCACAAGGCCGGCCGGATGAGCGCCCGGCCCAAGGAGCTGGTCGTGGCCATACCGCGGCAGGAGGCCGCGGCCCTGGTCAGCGAGGTCAAGCGGAACGCCATGTGGAGCTCGCTGAAGTTCCAGCTGCCCGGCGAGGCCAAGCCGACCCGGCTGAACGTCGCCCGCTACTGGCGGCCCGAGCTGGACCAGTGGGTGCTCGCGGTCACCGGCGCGCCGATCGCGGCCTGAGCCGGGACCCCGCGGGATCCGTCAGGAACCGCTGAGCACGAAGGACGGCCCCGGTTCCCACCGCGTCGATCGCGGGGGAGCCGGGGCCGTCGATGCCGCCGCGCGGCCGGGCACGTGGGGCGCGGCTACTTGGTGGCGGTGACCTTGTCGTCGTTCTTCAGCTCGCCGAAGAGCGTCTTCGCCTTCGTCATGTCCCACTTCACGGCGTCGCCGTCGTTGGGGGTCTGGTAGTTGGCGCTGGCGATCGGCACGGTGATGGATTTCCCGTCGCCGCCGGTGACGCCCTTCATCGCCCAGAACATCGACGCGAGATTGCGCAGGCTCATCTTCTTGTCCACGATGAGCGTGTCGAGGCCCGAGCCGATCACCGGGTAGAGCTTGAACGGGTTCAGCACCGTCGAGGGCGACGCCGCCTGGTGGGCGAGGGTCGACAGGAACTTCTGCTGGTTGCGCATCCGGCCCAGGTCCTGGTCGGCCTCCTGGTGGCGCTGCCGGACGAAGGCCAGCGACTGCTGGCCGTTCATCTTCTGGCAGCCCGCGGAGAAGTCCGCGCCCGACGCCTTGTCGTGCAGCGGCTTGTCCAGGCACATGTTCACGCCGCCGAGCGCGTTGACCAGGTTCACGAAGCCCGCGAAGCCGATCTCGGCGTAATGGTCGATGTGGAGGCCGGTGTTGTACTCGACGGTCCTGGTCAGCAGCTCGGGGCCGCCGTCGGCGTACGCGCGGTTCAGCTTGTGGGTGGAGGCCGGGTAGCGCTTGTGCGACTGCTGGCCGGTGAAGGCCGGGATGGTGACGTAGGAGTCGCGCGGCAGGCTCATCATCGTGGTGCCGTTGCTGCCGGTGTGCAGGATCATCATCGAGTCGGTGCGCTGGCCCGACGCGGCTCCGGTGTGCAGATCCTTCTCGTCCTGCTTGGTCAGCCCCTCACGGCTGTCCGAGCCGACGATCAGGTAGTTGGTGCCCTTGCCGGCCGCCGGGCGGTCCTCGACCTTGCTCAGGTCGACCTCGCGCCGCACCTTGGAGTCGGCCCAGAAGTACGTCGACACCGACACCACGAGCAGCACCACGACAAGCCCGAGGGCCGCGTAGCCGATCTTCTTGCGGGTGCTCCAGCGCGGGGCGCGCGGCCCCGCGCCGCCGGGGCCGCCGGTGGCCGGCGGGCCGTAGCCGTCGCCCGATCCGTCGCCGGGCTGCGGGATCGCGCCGGGCTGCGGGCGGTCGCCCGGCGCGGGGCGGCGAGTGGGCTGCGGCGGGACTCCGCCCGAGGCAGCGGCGGCCCGGCGCGGCGACAGTTCTGGGGGCAGCGGAGGCTCGGAGAGCCGGCGCCGCTCGGTGTCATCGCTCCAACCGTTCATGTCCGTCAGTGTGCCCGGCCGCGGCGTGGGACCTTGAATCCAGGGCGGTTCTGTAGCTAATCCGATGCATTCGGCCACCAGCCGCAGCTGTTTCGTAACGGACATAAAGTAGCGGTCATGATCGATCCATCCGCAGGCTCCGGCACCCCCGAGCCGCCCGCCGTCCCGCACGCCCCGGGCGTCCCGCAGTTCCCGGTGATCCCGGGCAAGGCGACGTCCGCCGCCCGGATCACGCTGTCGCACATCATGAGCGCCCATGACACCAACCTGCTGGGTACGGTCCATGGCGGCGTCGTGATGAAACTGGTCGACGACGCGGCCGGCGCGGTCGCGGGCCGGCACTCCGAGGGGCCGGTGGTGACCGGTGCGATGGACGAGATGGCCTTCCTCGAACCGGTCAGGGTCGGCGACCTGCTCCAGGTGAAGGCCCAGGTCAACTGGACGGGGAAGACCTCCATGGAGGTCGGCGTCCGGGTCGTCGCCGAGCGCTGGAACGAGGCGGGGCGGCCCGCCAAGCAGGTCGCGAGCGCCTATCTGGTCTTCGTCGCCGTGGACGCCGAGGGCCGCCCGCGCCGGGTGCCGCCCGTGATGCCGGAGACCGCGCAGGACCGGCGCCGCTGGCAGGAGGCCCAGATCCGCCGGACGCACCGGCTGGCCCGCCGCCGGGCGATCCTGGAACTGCGCAGGGAGCGGGCGGCGGAGGGCCTGGACGACTGACCCGCCGCCCCACCGCCCCACCCGCGGCTCGCGTCAGGGGCAGCCCACCTGGTCGCCGGTGAGGGCGCCGGCGGCCTGCCGCGTACCGGGGTCGGGCGCGGGCGCGGTCACCGGCCTCACCTTGGCGGTGGCGAAGTCCGGGCCGAGTGTGACCCGCATCAGCGGCCCCTGCTTGGCCGCGGGCACCAGTCGCGCCCCCGGCAGGGCGACGGCCAGCGCCTTCGCCGAGTCGTCCCAGCGCGGGTCGTAGCGGATCACGGTGTGCGGTACGTGCCGGGGCGCCGTGGCCGGTGCGCCGGGTGTGAGGAAGCCGGTGGCGTGCAGCGCCTGCTGGGTGTTCGCGGCCAGGCCGCGGACGCCGGTGCCGTTCTCGACCCTTACCCGGATCCTGGCCGGGTCCACCCCGACCGGTACGCCGGCCGGCCCGCCGCCGGCCGGGCGCGGGGCGGTGAGCGGCTTGTCGGCGCGGATGGCCGCCCACAGCCGCCCGGCTTTCGGGGCGTCCCACTTCACGGTGGAGCCGACGCCGGGGACGTGGAAGCTGCTGGTGCTCAGCGGCACCGAGGTGAATTCCGACGAGCCGGGCGTGAAGTCCTTCATGGCGCGGGCGAGACCGATCAGGTCCCCGCTGTCGAGCCCCTGGTCGGCGCGGACCGAGCCGAGCACAGCGGAGACCACCTTGCCGAGCCGCAGCGGGTCGCCGAGGGTGCCGCCGCTGGTGGTCTTGTGGATGACCTGGGCCAGGAAGCGCTGCTGGCGCTGCATCCGCCCGAGGTCGGCGGCCGGGTCCAGATGCCGGGAGCGCACGTACTGCAGCGCCTGGCCGCCGTTCAGGGTCGTGGTGCCCACCGGCAGGTTCAGGCCGGAGTACGCGTCCTTGAGCGGGCGGGAGGTGCAGACCGGGACGCCGCCGATCACGTCCACGGTCTTCATGAAGCTGGTGAAGTCCACCTCCAGGTAGTGGTCGATGTGGACGCCGGTCAGCTGCTCGACGGTCCGCACGGTGAGCTTGGGGCCGCCGTCGGCGTAGGCCTGGTTGATCTTGGCGGGCCGGGTCCCGGACGCGGGCTTCGCGGTGCCCCCGCTCCCGGCCTTGGCGCCGGCCTTCTTCCCGGCCTTGCTTCCGGGCGCCGCGGGCAGGGCGGGCAGCAGGACGTAGGTGTCGCGCGGGATGCTGACCACGCTGGCCCGGGAGCGGTCCTGCGACAGGTGGACCAGGATGATCGTGTCCGTGCAGTGGCAGGGCACGCCGCCCAGGTGGTAGCGCTTCTTCTCGTCCGGGGCGATGTCGTCCCGGCTGTCGGTCCCGACGAGCAGGAAATTCGTGCCCTTGCTGCCGCCGGGGCGGCCCTGCATCCCGCCGAAGGCGTCCACCCGGCCGATCGCCCCGTCCACCCCGGTCACCACGGCGTGGCCGATGCCGCTCGCGGTGATCACCAGCAGTGCCACCGCGCCGACGATCCGGGTGCTCAGCCGGATCGGCGGCCACCGGCCCGGCACCGGCCGTCGCCCCGGCTGCGTCCGTGGGGGGCCGGGTGGACGGCGGCTGGTCAGCGGCACGGGATTCCCTCCGCAGTGGTACAGAGCAGGAAGACCCGTTCAGGCTAGGGACAAATAGGACTGTCAGTCTTGCCCCCACGCGCTGGGGTCCCCCATTGGCGGTAACGTTTCCCGCAATGAACGCCGCCACTGACTCCGCGCTCCCGGCCGTCTCCGTGATCATGCCGGTGCTCAACGAGGAGCGCCACCTGCGTAACTCCGTCCGGCACATCCTGGAACAGGACTATCCGGGCGAGCTGGAAGTCGTCATCGCGCTCGGCCCGTCGAAGGACCGGACCGACGCGATCGCGGCCGAGCTGGTCGCCGAGGACCCCCGGGTCCATACGGTGCCCAACCCCACCGGGCGCACGCCCGCCGCCCTGAACGCCGCGATCTCCGCGTCCCGCCACCCGGTCGTGGTGCGGGTCGACGGGCACGGCATGCTCTCGCCCGACTACATCGCCACCGCCGTACGCCTGCTGGACGCCACGGGCGCGGCGAATGTCGGCGGCATCATGCACGCCGAGGGCGAGAACGCCTGGGAGGAGGCGGTCGCCGCGGCCATGACCGCGAAGATCGGCGTCGGCAACGCCGCCTTCCACACCGGTGGCTCCGCCGCCCCCGCCGACACCGTCTATCTCGGTGTCTTCCGGCGCGAGGTGCTGGAGCAGCAGGGCGGCTACAACGTGGAATTCATCCGCGCCCAGGACTGGGAGCTGAACTACCGGATCCGCGAGGCCGGTCATCTCATCTGGTTCTCGCCCGAGCTGCGGGTCTCCTACCGGCCGCGGCCGAGCGTGCGCGCCCTGGCCAAGCAGTACAAGGACTACGGCCGGTGGCGCCGGGTGGTGACGCGCTACCACCGCGGCTCGGTCAATCTGCGGTATCTGGCGGCACCCGGCGCCCTGCTGGCCAATGCGGCGGGCATCGTCGTCGGCGCCGTCCTGACGCCGTGGGCGCTGCTGGTGCCCGCGGCCTATCTCGCGGCCATCACCGTCGGTTCGCTGCCGGCCGGCCGCGGCCTGGGCGCGGGCGCCCGGCTGCGCATCCCGCTCGCGCTGGCCACCATGCACATGTGCTGGGGCTACGGCTTCCTCACCAGCCCGCGCTCGCTGGCCCGCAAGGTGATCGCCAGCCGCCGCCCCGCGGTCACGGCGACCGCCGCGGAGTCGACGACGGCCGACGCGTAGCCCGTACGTACGCCCGCGGGCGCCGCTCTTACGACGGCGGAGGGGTCCACCGGAAGCTCCGGCGGACCCCTTTCGCGTACCTGCGCTGCCCGCCGCGGGCCGTTCAGCCCGCCCAGCGGTAGATCGGCTGGATGGGCATGCAGCCCGTGGTGTCGGCGCCGTTGATGGCGTCGGCGGACTTGGGGACGCCGCCCTCCTTGGGCAGCGTCGTGCTGTAGTCGGTGCCCTTCTTCCAGTCCCCGCCGACCGTCAGGGTGATGCTCTGCACGGTGTCGGACGGCTTCACATTGCTCACCGGGATCTTGAGCGCCTTCGCCACCGAGGCCGCGTCCGCCTTGCCCTGCTCACCGTCGGCCGCCGGGTACGTCAGGGTGGTGCCGGGGCTGGGGGCGGCCTTCTGGCTCGACTCGGCCTTGGTGAAGCCCGCGGTGCCCAGCGCCGCGGCGATGTCCCCGGCGCGGTGCGGCACGGCCGGGTTGCCCGTGGTACCCGCCGTGCCGTTGACCACGGTGACCGGGATCGTCGCGGGGGCCGCGGCGGGCGGTCCCGTCGGGGTGACCGGCTTCGGCGAGGTGCTCGCCGTCCCCGGGGCCTTGGCCTTGCCGTCCGCGTCCATGGCCACGTCGTTGCGCATCAGCGACCACACGGTGGAGGCCGCCGCGGCCGGCACATAGTGCGCGTTGACCGCCTGCGGGTCCGCGTCGTGCGGCATGGTCAGCATCGTCATCCGGGCCGGCGGGATGCTCTTCAGCTCCATGCCGAGGTCGTAGAGCTTCTTCGGGGTGCCGATCTCCGAGGAGACCTCGAAGGCGCCCATCGCCGTGGTGGCGATCTTGTTCAGCCGGGCCGGGTTGGTGAAGAGGTTCTGGCTGCGCAGGGTGCGGATCAGCGAGCTCATGTACATGTGCTGCGCCTTGGCGCGGCCCGAGTCGTCACCGAAGGCGTCGCGGGTGCGCAGCCACTGGAGCGCCTGCTTGTCCTTGATGAGGTGGTGGCCCGCGGTGAGCTTCAGCCCGGAGCCGCCGTGCTTGATGTATTTGGTGGGACGGTCCCAGACGCTGTGCTCGACACATACGTCCACGCCGCCGAGCACGTCCGCCATCTTCACCACACCGGAGAAGTCGATCATCAGCCAGTGGTCGATGTAGACGTTGGTGAGGTTCTGCACGGTCGCCAGGGTGCAGCCGGGGCCGCCGCGGCCCAGCGAGGCGTTGATGATCTCGTTGACCTTCGGATACGTGCGGTGGGTCTTGGGGTCCTCGCACTCGGGGATGTCGACCCGGGTGTCGCGCGGGATGCTGACCACCGACATATTGCTGCGGTCCGCGGACAGGTGGGCGATCATGATCACGTCCGCCCGGGCGCCCGCGCTGTCGGCGGCGCCGCCGAGCTTCTGGTCGTCCGCGCTGATCCGGCTGTCCGAGCCGAGGATCAGGATGTTCATCGCCGAGCTGCCGTTGGCGTTCGCCTTCGGCTTGGCCACGGAGCTGTTCCCGCTGACCCGCTGGCCCTTGCGGATCTTGCCCGCCAGGTACTCGTAGTAGCCGTAAGCGGCCCCCGCCGAGCCCAGGACGCCGACCGCGGCCACGATCGCCACCCAGCGCAGCACCTTGCTCTTGCGGCTGCGCTGCCGCCGCGGGCCGCCCCTGCGGTGCCCGCCGGCGTTCGCCGGGTTGCCGCTGTCGGCGCCGCCCGCGCCAGGTCCGCCGGGTATCGGGTCGGGGCCGTCGCCGCCCCCGTGCGGGCTTCTGGGCCCCGGTATCTGCCCGGTCTCGCGGTCGGCCGCCGGTCCGGGGGCGTACGAGGGCGCGTTGTCCCGGTAGAGCCCGTCGTCCCAGCCGAGGTCGCCATGGTTCGACGCGGAACCCTGACCGCCGCCCATTGCCCCGTCCCGCATGAAGAACCCTCCCCTGCTCCGGCCGAATCTCGGTCGTCCCCGTGTCAGACGGTGATCTGGCGCACGGAGTTGCATCCCGCGGCCCTGACTTAACACGACGGCGGTCACCGGAAGGTTTCGTGAGTCAGCTCACGCAGGACGAATTGTCCGCCCTCGTCCTGGTCAGGTCCTCGGGGGGCGCCGCGGGGTCCGCGATCGGAACCCCGGCCCGGACGAAGTCCGCGCCGAGGGTGAGCGACATGTCCGCGCCCTGGGCGTCGTCGGCTCCGGACGAGGGGCGCAGGGCCGAGCCGGGCAGGCCGAGCATCGCGGCGAGGGCGCGGGCCTGGTCGGCCTGCCCTGGGGTGTAGGCCAGGGTGGTCCGCGGGGCGGGGGAGGGCGCGTTGCCGCCGTTGGCGGGGCCGCCGACGCCCTGGACGCCGCGCAGCCAGTCCACCGTGCCGCGGGCGGCGCCGGAGACGCCGCTGCCGTTGTAGACCTGCACCCGGACGTCGGAGGCCGCGGCCCGGGGGCCGACCAGCCGCGGATCTGCCCTCGGCTGCTTCCTGCGGCCGCTGAGCGAGACGTCGTTCCTGATCATCGCGAACAACTGCTCCGCCCTGGCCCGGTCGACCACGACCGTGGCGTGGACCCGCTCGTTGGGGTTGTCGACCACCGGCAGGGTGGTGAAGGTGATGTGCTTGGCGTCCACCCTGCTGAGGTCCTTGGCCAGGCCGGTCAGCCGCGAGACACTGCCGATCGCGCTGTCCACGGTGAGCGCCCGGGTCGCCGCGTCCGCCAGGGTGAAGAGCTTCCCCGGGCTGGTCAGGGTGCCGCTCGACTTGATCTTGCGGATCATCGCGCTGAGGAAGTTCTGCTGGAGTCTGATCCGGTCCAGGTCGCTCTGGTTGCGCAGCGCGTGCCGGGTCCTGACGAACTCCAGCGCCTGCTCGCCCTCGATCCGGTGCCGCCCCGCGGACAGGTCCAGATGCGACTTGGGATCGACCAGCGGCCTCGACAGGCACACGTCCACCCCGCCGACCGCCGTCGACAGCGCCTTGACCGCCTCGAAGTCGACCATCATGAAGTGGTCGACCGGAATCCCGGTCAACAGCGTGACGGCGCGCATCGTGCAGCCGGGGTCCCGCCCGCCCACGCCCAGGCTCTCGTTGAACCTCGGCGTGGTCAGGCCGGCGGGAATGCCGGGGATCGTCGTCGTGGTGCCGTCCTTCCGCCGGGTCGGGCAGTCCGGGATGCCCGTGACAATGTCCCGCGGGATGCTCATCGCCGTCGCATTGCTGCGGTCGGCCGACACGTGGAAGAGGATCGTGGTGTCGGCGTGGCCGACACTGTCGGCGTCGCCGTACCTGCGGCCCAGCCCCTGGCGGCTGTCGGTGCCGATGACCAGCAGATTGAGCGGGCCGTCGCCGCCGACGTTCTTGCTGCCCGCGTCGCCGACGTCCACGGTGGTGAGGTTGCCGTTGAAGTGCTCGTAGACCAGGTAGCCGCCGACGCCCACCGCGGTCAGGACCAGGCCCATCGCGCCCGCCGTCCACAGCAGCGCCTTCCTGCGCCGGGACAGCCGGCCGTCCGGCTTCCCCCTGCGGCGGCCGGGCGGACCCGGCGCGGCGGCCGTACGGCGGCTCCTGGGCGGGGTTGAGGCGTCGGCGGGCGCGTGGCTGCTCTGCCGGGGCAGACCGGGCTGCTTCCGCGCCCGGTCCTGCGCCGGCCGCTCCCGCAGCCGGTAGGTGCCGGTGGCCGGGTCGAGCACCCACTGGTCCGCCGGATCGATATCGTCTCGGCCTTGCGTGTCCACGGTCGCTCGGGTCCTCCATCCGGTAACCGCCGGATCGCTTACAGTAGTCGCCCGATGACGCACCGATGGGCGATCCCGGTGGATCTCCCCTCCTCGCAACCGGACAAAACCCCCGATTCCTCTCGGAATTGGCGTGGTTTTTCAGCAGCCTTGCACCGGGCTTTGCCGCAGATGTCCGGCTCGCCGACCGACGCGCGCCGCCGCCGTCAGCAGTGGACGCCGGACGCGGGCGTCAGCCGTACGCCCTTGGGCGGCGCGGTGGGCGGCCCCACCGGGACACCGGGCGCGGTGAAGTCCGCGCCCAGAGTGAGCGTCATGTTCGCCCGGGGCGCCGCGTCCTGGGTGCCCGGGATCAGCGCGGACGCGGGCAGGCCCATCATCGCGGCCAGCGAGCGCGCCTGGTCGGCCTGGTTCGGCGCATACCGCAACGTGGTCCGCGGCACCTTCGCATGGGCGTCGCCGCCGTTGGTGGAGCGGTTGACGCCCTGCGTGTTCTGCAGCCAGCTCAGCACGTCCTGGGAGGCGCCGAAGACCCCCGTGCCGTTGTAGATCTCCACCCGGGTGTTGTGCGGAGTCGCCTTCGGGCCGGCCAGCTTCGGATCGGCCGCCGGGGGGTGGTCGGGGGACAGGGACACATCGCGCGCCATCAGGGCGTAGAGCTGCGACGCCGTGGCCTGGTCGGCGACCGGCGGACCGGCGCCGCCCCGCACCGGTACCGTCACAAAGGTGACGTGCTTCGGATCGGCCGCACCCATGGCGTCGGCCAGCGCGCCCAGCGCCTTTGCGCTGCCGAGCGGGCTGTCCGTGGTGAGCGCGGCAGGCGCGGTACGTGCCAGCGCCGTCAGCGTCCCCGGGACGGCCAGCGTACGGTCCACGCACAGGTCCGCCGCCCCGACACCGGTCGATGCCGCTTTCGCCGCCGCATAGTCGACCAGCACCACATGGTCCACCGGCAGCCCGGTCAACTGCTTCACCGCCCGCAGCGCGCAGCCGGGGCCGCGCCCGGTCAACGCGGCGGAGAACGGCTGCTGCTCGGCCCCCTTGACGGTCCCGCCGCCCACCGGGCAGTCCGGGATGTCCGTCACCAGCGCCGGCGGAATGACCAGCGCCGTCGCATTGCCGCGGTCCGCGGCCACATGCAGCAGCACGGCGGTGTCCGCGGTGGCGCCCACAGGTCCGCCGCCGAGCACCAGGACGTTCATCGCACCGGCGTGGACAGGGTCCTTGCTCCCGGCCGCACCGATGTCCACGGTACGGATGCCGGGCCCGTCGCCCTGCCGCAGCACGACGATCCCCGCGGTCACACCGGCGACCAGCACGGCGCAGGTGGTCCCGACCGCCCACGCCAGGGCGGGCGGCCTGCGCGGCTTGGCCTTGCGGCGCCGCGACCCGGCGGCGGGGGCGGCGGCCCTGCGTCCGCCGCGGCCCGCGCGGGCGGCCGGGGTACGTACCGCGGCCCGCCGCGCCGGTGCGGGCCCGACCGGTGTGGGCGCGGGCGGCACCGGCACCGGCTCCGACGGCGCGTCAAGGCGCAGCTGGTACATGCCGGTTGCCGGGTCCAGCACCCACTGGTCAGCCGGGTCGACGTACCCGGAGTCCTCCGTGTCCACGGTCGCTCGGGTCCTCCCTCCACGGCCGGCCGGGCATTCACCTTAGTTCATCAGGCTTTGCCGCAGATGTCGGCATCGGCGGTCGTACCCCGATAGGTGGGTCCCGTGGTGGCAGGCGTGCCGCTCGTCGTGGGTGTGCCGGTCGCGCCGGGCTTCCCGCTCTTCGGCTTCCCGCTGTCCTGCTTACCGGACTCCGATGTCCCGCTGCCCGCTGTCCCGTTGTCCGATTTGCCGTCCGGCGTCACCGTCACCGGCATGTCGTCGCGCAGCGCCGCGAAGAGCCGGCCGGCGGCGGGCTGCACGAGCTGGTCGCGGTTGCGGTCCTTCGTGTACTGCTCCCGCGGCAGTGTCAGGAACTGCACCTGCCCGGTCGGTATCCGCTGGATGTCCCGCGCCAGGCTGTACAGCTCGCTGAGCGAGTCGAGGCCCGGGTCCGCGGTGAGCGAGGAGGTCGCGGCCGAGAGCACCGGGTAGACCTTGGTCGGGTTGAGCAGCACGCCGTTGCTGCTGACCTTGGAGAACAGCGAGCCGAGGAAGCCCTGCTGGCGGTCCATCCGCTCGGTGTCGCTGCCGTCGCCGAAGCCGTGCCTGGACCGCACATAGCCGAGCGCCTGTTCGCCGTTCAGCGTCTGCCGCCCGGCCGGCAGGTCGAGGTGCGCCTTCGTGTCGTGCACCGGCTCCGCCAGGCACACGTCCACGCCGTCGACCGCGTTCACGATCTTCTTGAACCCGGAGAAGTCCACGATCAGGTGATGGTCGATCCGGATCCCCGTCATGTTCTCGACGGTCCGGATCGTGCAGGCGGCACCGCCGAATTCGAAGGCCCAGTTGAACTGCACGAACCGCGCCGCGGTCTTGCCGCCGTTCGGCTTGTCGCAGCTCGGCACGTGCGCCATCAGGTCGCGCGGAATGCTCATCGCCGTCGCACTGTGCCGGTCCGCGGCCAGGTGCAGCAGGATCGCGGTGTCCGAGCGCTGGGTGCCGCTGTCCTGGCCGTACTTCCCGTTGCCGTCACCGCGGTTGTCCGAGCCCAGCAGCAGGATGTTCTCCGCGGAGGTCGGCCCCTCCGTCGGCCGCTCCGACTCGTGCACGTTCAAGTCGTTCTCGGTCACCGTGTCCGTGGTGATGTTCCCGTCGAGCTGCTGGTACAGGTAGTAGAGGCCGCCGGCCCCGGCCAGCACGGCCACGGCGGTGCCCGCCGCCAGCAGCTTGACCCACCGATACCTCCGCCGGCCCGCCTCCGGCGCGGCTCCGGCCTCCGGGTACGCCTCCAGCCCCGCCAGAGGCTCGGGCTGCACCTGCGACCCTGCCTCCGGCTCCGGCTCCGCCCCGGGCGCGGGTGCGAGGTCGGGCTCTGCCTCAGCTCCGGGCTCAGGACCCGGCTCAGGCTCCGCCTTGGCCCCGGCATCGGGACCCGGCTCAGGCTCCGCCTTGGCCCCGGCCTCGGGGGCCGGCCCAGGTCCCGCCTTGGCCCCGGCCTCCGGCTGCGGGTCCGCGCCCGCCTCAGGTGCGGGCTCCGCCTGAACCTTTGGCTCGGACTCAGGCTCGTGGCCCGGCCCGGCCTCGGAGTCCGGCTGAGGTCCAGGCTGCGCCTGCGGCTTGGGTCCAGGCTCCGGATCCGACTGCGGATCCGACTCCGTAGGGTCCTCCTCCGGAGGCTCTGCTGACGTCGTCACGTCCCCGCCCATCCCTCGTCCGCCGGCACCCCGGGCTCGTGTGCCCGCACGTCACTCGTTCAGACAGTCGAATCCGCCCCTTGGTTGCGTCCACCTGCCCACTTGCTCAGCCAGCCTTACGAACGCGAGGAGCAGCCCCCACCGAGGGCCGCTGGCAATCACCACGGCGCCGCAGATAGCGAGGCCACGGCAAGTGGCACCCACCCGGGGGCG is a window of Streptomyces sp. NBC_01477 DNA encoding:
- a CDS encoding LCP family protein translates to MNGWSDDTERRRLSEPPLPPELSPRRAAAASGGVPPQPTRRPAPGDRPQPGAIPQPGDGSGDGYGPPATGGPGGAGPRAPRWSTRKKIGYAALGLVVVLLVVSVSTYFWADSKVRREVDLSKVEDRPAAGKGTNYLIVGSDSREGLTKQDEKDLHTGAASGQRTDSMMILHTGSNGTTMMSLPRDSYVTIPAFTGQQSHKRYPASTHKLNRAYADGGPELLTRTVEYNTGLHIDHYAEIGFAGFVNLVNALGGVNMCLDKPLHDKASGADFSAGCQKMNGQQSLAFVRQRHQEADQDLGRMRNQQKFLSTLAHQAASPSTVLNPFKLYPVIGSGLDTLIVDKKMSLRNLASMFWAMKGVTGGDGKSITVPIASANYQTPNDGDAVKWDMTKAKTLFGELKNDDKVTATK
- a CDS encoding acyl-CoA thioesterase; amino-acid sequence: MSAHDTNLLGTVHGGVVMKLVDDAAGAVAGRHSEGPVVTGAMDEMAFLEPVRVGDLLQVKAQVNWTGKTSMEVGVRVVAERWNEAGRPAKQVASAYLVFVAVDAEGRPRRVPPVMPETAQDRRRWQEAQIRRTHRLARRRAILELRRERAAEGLDD
- a CDS encoding LCP family protein codes for the protein MPGRWPPIRLSTRIVGAVALLVITASGIGHAVVTGVDGAIGRVDAFGGMQGRPGGSKGTNFLLVGTDSRDDIAPDEKKRYHLGGVPCHCTDTIILVHLSQDRSRASVVSIPRDTYVLLPALPAAPGSKAGKKAGAKAGSGGTAKPASGTRPAKINQAYADGGPKLTVRTVEQLTGVHIDHYLEVDFTSFMKTVDVIGGVPVCTSRPLKDAYSGLNLPVGTTTLNGGQALQYVRSRHLDPAADLGRMQRQQRFLAQVIHKTTSGGTLGDPLRLGKVVSAVLGSVRADQGLDSGDLIGLARAMKDFTPGSSEFTSVPLSTSSFHVPGVGSTVKWDAPKAGRLWAAIRADKPLTAPRPAGGGPAGVPVGVDPARIRVRVENGTGVRGLAANTQQALHATGFLTPGAPATAPRHVPHTVIRYDPRWDDSAKALAVALPGARLVPAAKQGPLMRVTLGPDFATAKVRPVTAPAPDPGTRQAAGALTGDQVGCP
- a CDS encoding glycosyltransferase family 2 protein, with the translated sequence MNAATDSALPAVSVIMPVLNEERHLRNSVRHILEQDYPGELEVVIALGPSKDRTDAIAAELVAEDPRVHTVPNPTGRTPAALNAAISASRHPVVVRVDGHGMLSPDYIATAVRLLDATGAANVGGIMHAEGENAWEEAVAAAMTAKIGVGNAAFHTGGSAAPADTVYLGVFRREVLEQQGGYNVEFIRAQDWELNYRIREAGHLIWFSPELRVSYRPRPSVRALAKQYKDYGRWRRVVTRYHRGSVNLRYLAAPGALLANAAGIVVGAVLTPWALLVPAAYLAAITVGSLPAGRGLGAGARLRIPLALATMHMCWGYGFLTSPRSLARKVIASRRPAVTATAAESTTADA
- a CDS encoding LCP family protein is translated as MRDGAMGGGQGSASNHGDLGWDDGLYRDNAPSYAPGPAADRETGQIPGPRSPHGGGDGPDPIPGGPGAGGADSGNPANAGGHRRGGPRRQRSRKSKVLRWVAIVAAVGVLGSAGAAYGYYEYLAGKIRKGQRVSGNSSVAKPKANANGSSAMNILILGSDSRISADDQKLGGAADSAGARADVIMIAHLSADRSNMSVVSIPRDTRVDIPECEDPKTHRTYPKVNEIINASLGRGGPGCTLATVQNLTNVYIDHWLMIDFSGVVKMADVLGGVDVCVEHSVWDRPTKYIKHGGSGLKLTAGHHLIKDKQALQWLRTRDAFGDDSGRAKAQHMYMSSLIRTLRSQNLFTNPARLNKIATTAMGAFEVSSEIGTPKKLYDLGMELKSIPPARMTMLTMPHDADPQAVNAHYVPAAAASTVWSLMRNDVAMDADGKAKAPGTASTSPKPVTPTGPPAAAPATIPVTVVNGTAGTTGNPAVPHRAGDIAAALGTAGFTKAESSQKAAPSPGTTLTYPAADGEQGKADAASVAKALKIPVSNVKPSDTVQSITLTVGGDWKKGTDYSTTLPKEGGVPKSADAINGADTTGCMPIQPIYRWAG
- a CDS encoding LCP family protein, with the protein product MDTQGRDDIDPADQWVLDPATGTYRLRERPAQDRARKQPGLPRQSSHAPADASTPPRSRRTAAAPGPPGRRRGKPDGRLSRRRKALLWTAGAMGLVLTAVGVGGYLVYEHFNGNLTTVDVGDAGSKNVGGDGPLNLLVIGTDSRQGLGRRYGDADSVGHADTTILFHVSADRSNATAMSIPRDIVTGIPDCPTRRKDGTTTTIPGIPAGLTTPRFNESLGVGGRDPGCTMRAVTLLTGIPVDHFMMVDFEAVKALSTAVGGVDVCLSRPLVDPKSHLDLSAGRHRIEGEQALEFVRTRHALRNQSDLDRIRLQQNFLSAMIRKIKSSGTLTSPGKLFTLADAATRALTVDSAIGSVSRLTGLAKDLSRVDAKHITFTTLPVVDNPNERVHATVVVDRARAEQLFAMIRNDVSLSGRRKQPRADPRLVGPRAAASDVRVQVYNGSGVSGAARGTVDWLRGVQGVGGPANGGNAPSPAPRTTLAYTPGQADQARALAAMLGLPGSALRPSSGADDAQGADMSLTLGADFVRAGVPIADPAAPPEDLTRTRADNSSCVS
- a CDS encoding LCP family protein; the protein is MDTEDSGYVDPADQWVLDPATGMYQLRLDAPSEPVPVPPAPTPVGPAPARRAAVRTPAARAGRGGRRAAAPAAGSRRRKAKPRRPPALAWAVGTTCAVLVAGVTAGIVVLRQGDGPGIRTVDIGAAGSKDPVHAGAMNVLVLGGGPVGATADTAVLLHVAADRGNATALVIPPALVTDIPDCPVGGGTVKGAEQQPFSAALTGRGPGCALRAVKQLTGLPVDHVVLVDYAAAKAASTGVGAADLCVDRTLAVPGTLTALARTAPAALTTDSPLGSAKALGALADAMGAADPKHVTFVTVPVRGGAGPPVADQATASQLYALMARDVSLSPDHPPAADPKLAGPKATPHNTRVEIYNGTGVFGASQDVLSWLQNTQGVNRSTNGGDAHAKVPRTTLRYAPNQADQARSLAAMMGLPASALIPGTQDAAPRANMTLTLGADFTAPGVPVGPPTAPPKGVRLTPASGVHC